ACTGATTCAAACCTTAAGCCAGATACAATTTATTACTATTATCTTCGTGCCTTTAATCAAGCAGGGGATTCTGATTACTCAAATATAGCCAGAGCCCAAACACATCCGACACCATCTCAACCTACATCTAAAATTCAATCAAGCCGGATAAGTCCCTATATCGGTGTGGAATCCCCTGATATTTCCTGGACTTATGCCATTAAAAGCAAAATTTACCGTTCTAATCCAATAATCGACACTCAGGGAAGAATTTATGTTGGGGCAGAAGATTCATATCTTTATTGTTTTTCACCTCAAGGAAAATTAATATGGAAATATCTGGTTAATGGCAAGATAAATACCTCTGTTGCCATTGGGGAAGATGGTGTCATCTATGTTGTCTCTCCAGATAAAAATCTATACGCTCTTACACCAAATGGAAGTTTAAAATGGAAATATCCGGTTAAATTTCCAGTTGAATCTTCACCTGTAATCGCTCCTAATCTGGCGATTTTTACCTTTACTTCCAATGGAAAAATATATTCTATCCATCCAGATGGAAGAATCAGATGGACAAGTGAAGTTAGTGAGGTAACTACTACCCAAACACCTATAATTGATGATAATGGTAATATTTTCATCGGTGCTGAGGGAATAAATGGCGGGTTATTTTGTCTTGATTCAAAAGGTAATATTAAATGGCAATACAATAAAGCTGGCAGTGCATTTACCTCACCTACTCTTGACTCAAATGGAAATATCTATATTGGGTTGATTAATGGTCTTTATTCTTTTACACCGCAAGGCACAGTTCGATGGAAGATTGAAAAAATAGCAACGAAATTTTCACCAGTGATAAGTGTTGATAATGTCCTTTATTGTTATGATTCACAAAAAGGTAATCTTATTGCTCTGAAAGAATCTGGACAAATTCTATGGGAATATCCTCTTGCGGCAACGGATATTTCGCCGATTATTGATTCTGCGGGAAATATTTACCCTATCTCACAGGATAATTTATCCTGTCTTTTATCTAACGGAAGGTTAAAATGGAATTATACCCTTGATTCTAAAATTAGCACTTCTCCAGCTATTGGACAGGATGGCACTATTTATGTTGGAGGGGATAGAGAATTTTATGCCATCGGGGCTGGTGATAAAAAACCATCCATTGCCCCGGGTAGTTTAACCACAAAGGTGCTTTCTTCGTCTCAAATAGACCTGGGCTGGATTGATAACTCAAAAGATGAATCAGGCTTTATTGTTGAAAGGGCAACGACAGATGGAATTTACACCCAATTAGCCACCTTACCACCTAACACAATAAATTATCAAGACACCAATCTTCCGCCGATGACAACCTATTATTATCGGATAAAGGCATTTAACCAATATGGTGATTCAGATTATTGTTCTTATGTTTATGCCACAACCTATGAATTACCTCCTTCTTTACCAACTGCGGTTTCTATTTTACCTTTAAAAACAGGTAGTAAATTACAATTAACCTGGCAAAATCCACCGGAAAAAACATTCTCACATCTTCAAATCTACCGCTCGATTGTCAAAGATAACCCAGGAAACCTTATTGCCGATGATATAAAAAAAAATACCTATCTTGATACAGGCCTGGTGAATAATTTACCATACTATTACAGATTTGTTGTCTGTGATATTTATGGTAATAAATCTATCCCTTCGATTCCATATATAGGGATAGCGGATGATATTGTTTTACCAGAGATAATAGATTATACTCCAGTAGGGGAAAATATTTCTCCAGAGACAGTTATTATACTTACCTTTAATGAAAAAATGGATAATGAATCTGTAATAGGGGCATTTTCCATTAGCCCGCCTACCACTGGCACTTTTACCTGGGAGGCAAATAAACTTATTTTTAGACCAGTGTCTGATTTATACGGCAATACAAAATATACAATCAGTGTTTCAAAACAAGCTTGCGATATTTCAGGGAATAATCTGCAAAAACCAGTCAAATGGCAATTTACGACATTTAACCCAGCACCAATAATCTGGTCTTATTCGCCGGTGGATTTATCTCCCACGATATTTGAAGGAGAGGCAATAACCTTTGAGGTATATGCCTCAGATTCTAATGATAATGTATTAAGATACAGTTGGAAATTAGATGGTGTTGAAAAATCGAAGACTAATTCCTGGACATATACACCATCTGCAACTGAAGCCGGGGTTAAAAGACTTATTTTAAGTATAACCGACGGAACATCAATGACACTCCAGAATTGGACAATAACGGTGCTCGATAGAAATATACCACCAAAATTATCTCTACCAAAACAAGAGATAATTATAAATACCAATGAATTATTGCAGTTTAATATTTCAGCTGAGGATGAAGATGGTGATTTGTTAAGATATACCACATCATCTTTACCTGAAGGAGCATATTTTTCTGAAATGACTAAAATCTTCAGCTGGCGTCCCACCAATGCCCAGAATGGAATCTACCGGATAATCTTCAAAGTAAATGATGGTAAAGGTGGCGAAGACGAAAAAGAAATCAAAATCTATGTTAATCGCCCACCAATAATAGAATAAATAATGGTAACCGTTCACCGCACAGACACAGAGACGCAGAGAAAAAATTAAAATCTATTCACCAGAGACAGAAATTTCGGTGGTGTCTTAATCTAGCATAAAGGTTAAAATAGTGTATAGGGTTCTGCAAAATAGGATTTGAGGGAGACAACAAATAAATATCAAATATCAAATATCAAATATCAAATATTAAATATCAAATATAAATATCAAAATGCAAAATTACAAATCAAATTTCAAAGAGGAAGTAGCAAGGTTTCTCAAAGAGTTGGAGGAATTTGGTAATATCTTTGCTTCAAGTATTTTAACGCTGAAAGGAAAGAGATAATTTTACATTTTGATATGTAATTTTTATATTTGCTTTTTGCATTTTGCTCTTTGGAGGAAATCCCTTTTGGACACCAAATCTGCATAGATTTCACTATTAGAGTTATTTTCAGACACCACCGAAATTTCGGGACGGTTCACTTTTATTTGGAATCTTGCGGTTAGAAAATGAAGTTAAACTTTCTGTGAACGCTTACAAGTAACATTTGAAAGAAATCATAGGAAAAACGATAAAAGGAACCGTCCCCCCAAAAAAAAAGATATTTTCCTCTCTGTTTCTCTGCGTCTCTGCGGTAAAGAATTACCTGAATGCTTACAAAACCAAAAAGAGGAATGAAAAATGATGTTCAAAACTATATTTTCCAAAAACATTATTCTGACAATAATCATTTTTTTTATCCTTTTGGGTTTGTCCATTTACCAATTTGGTTTGAGCCTTTCTTTGCAACAATTCATTAATGGTATTCAAAAAGGGAGTATGTATGCCCTCATTGCCCTGGGATATACTATGGTTTATGGAATTATCAAGTTGATTAACTTTGCCCACGGCGATATTTTTATGGTTGGTGTATATCTGGCGTGTTTCTCTGGGAATTTTTTATTTAATCAAAATATCCCCTATTCATTTTTTATAGCGATGATTGTGGCAATGGTGGGTTGTATGTTATTGGGTATTTTTATCCAGAAGATTGCATATCAACCACTTCGAGATAAACCAAGATTAACCATGCTCATTACGGCTATTGGTGTTTCTTTATTTTTAGAGAATTTTTTGGCACTTGCCCCACAGTCTGTTCCTTCGCCATTAAAATTTATTGTCTTTGGTCCTCAATTTCGGAAGTTCCCACCACTGATTGAAGAAAAAACCATCCAGATATGTGGTATTATCTTCAATAATATCAAACTTATTGACCTGTGGATTGCCATTCTTATGATGATTATTTTGCAATATATTGTCAAATACACAATGATTGGCAAGGCAATGCGTGCCACCGCATTCAACAAGGATGTTGCTCAACTTATGGGCATAAATATCAACTATGTCATTATGGTCACATTTGCTTTAGGTTCAGGATTAGCCGGGATAGCCGGGATACTTTATGGTTTGACTTATGGTGTTCTTCAATCTCCATATCTTGGTTTGTGGCCTGGTATTGCCGCCTTTGTAGCCGC
The sequence above is a segment of the bacterium genome. Coding sequences within it:
- a CDS encoding branched-chain amino acid ABC transporter permease, which codes for MSLSLQQFINGIQKGSMYALIALGYTMVYGIIKLINFAHGDIFMVGVYLACFSGNFLFNQNIPYSFFIAMIVAMVGCMLLGIFIQKIAYQPLRDKPRLTMLITAIGVSLFLENFLALAPQSVPSPLKFIVFGPQFRKFPPLIEEKTIQICGIIFNNIKLIDLWIAILMMIILQYIVKYTMIGKAMRATAFNKDVAQLMGININYVIMVTFALGSGLAGIAGILYGLTYGVLQSPYLGLWPGIAAFVAAVVGGIGNIPGAMLGGFLMGIVETMALSINSNLGYVATFFLLVLVLLFKPTGLLGKPFVQKI
- a CDS encoding fibronectin type III domain-containing protein, producing MVVVPTPPIIAKPTVIPVPPVVPKPAVTPVPPAAPTNLQLEPVSKAAIKLSWSDNSNDEAGFKIERALLSKEYVEIKILPPNTTSFTDERLTKDTFYSYRIRAYNKVGNSEYSNPAGIRTLDIVPSAPTKLTGASNISTAISLSWQDNSNNEAGFKIERRVETEPGYTTIAILEQNTTSYQDSGLTPNLTYYYRVRAYNRSGHSEYSNLLSVKTLPVRPFVPTNLKISSISSNQINLSWQDNSDNETGFELERKVEEGNYEKITNIPANTTSYEDKKLEPNTTYYYRIMSYNQAGKSSYSNEQKATTKDIPPYSPSGLLAKPISTTQIDLCWEDNSKNEQGFKLERCRKEQSWTQIAILPADTTAYQDKDLQQNTSYFYRLRAYNGLGDSDYSNEVECLTLDILPISPTNLHLLTISPDKVKLMWQDNSDNESGFKIERRQKDGVYAQIDTVSKNTTEYQDKGLLPDIDYSYRLRAYNQTGNSEYSNEAMVKIIQTIPSSPLHFEAKAISESKIQLTWEDNSDNESGFKIERKASDKKEFVQIAIVPANMTSYTDSNLKPDTIYYYYLRAFNQAGDSDYSNIARAQTHPTPSQPTSKIQSSRISPYIGVESPDISWTYAIKSKIYRSNPIIDTQGRIYVGAEDSYLYCFSPQGKLIWKYLVNGKINTSVAIGEDGVIYVVSPDKNLYALTPNGSLKWKYPVKFPVESSPVIAPNLAIFTFTSNGKIYSIHPDGRIRWTSEVSEVTTTQTPIIDDNGNIFIGAEGINGGLFCLDSKGNIKWQYNKAGSAFTSPTLDSNGNIYIGLINGLYSFTPQGTVRWKIEKIATKFSPVISVDNVLYCYDSQKGNLIALKESGQILWEYPLAATDISPIIDSAGNIYPISQDNLSCLLSNGRLKWNYTLDSKISTSPAIGQDGTIYVGGDREFYAIGAGDKKPSIAPGSLTTKVLSSSQIDLGWIDNSKDESGFIVERATTDGIYTQLATLPPNTINYQDTNLPPMTTYYYRIKAFNQYGDSDYCSYVYATTYELPPSLPTAVSILPLKTGSKLQLTWQNPPEKTFSHLQIYRSIVKDNPGNLIADDIKKNTYLDTGLVNNLPYYYRFVVCDIYGNKSIPSIPYIGIADDIVLPEIIDYTPVGENISPETVIILTFNEKMDNESVIGAFSISPPTTGTFTWEANKLIFRPVSDLYGNTKYTISVSKQACDISGNNLQKPVKWQFTTFNPAPIIWSYSPVDLSPTIFEGEAITFEVYASDSNDNVLRYSWKLDGVEKSKTNSWTYTPSATEAGVKRLILSITDGTSMTLQNWTITVLDRNIPPKLSLPKQEIIINTNELLQFNISAEDEDGDLLRYTTSSLPEGAYFSEMTKIFSWRPTNAQNGIYRIIFKVNDGKGGEDEKEIKIYVNRPPIIE